The candidate division KSB1 bacterium genome has a segment encoding these proteins:
- a CDS encoding anhydro-N-acetylmuramic acid kinase: protein MRLLQLAQKRQKVVLGLMSGTSADAVDAALCRIAGAGEGMSLELLHFRCAPWPPQVRREILACSSARTGRVDRICRLNFLLGELFAEAALAAMAEAGLAPSDVDLIGSHGQTVHHLPVPEELCGRQVTGTLQIAEPAVIAKRTGIVTVADFRPADMAVGGQGAPLVPFVDYLLFRSPTENRCVLNIGGIANVTLLPASCAPEQVLAFDTGPGNMLIDGLMRRFFRRTLDRDGAVAARGRCDERLVGEVLRHPFFARLPPKSTGREEFGGEFLRWFVRRGERLRLARADLVATATALTAASIHDAVVRFAGSALPLHRLIVSGGGASNPTLLHMLACRFGSCTLVERSDAHGIPAQAKEAISFAVLANATVADQPGNLPGATGASRRTVLGKICLP from the coding sequence ATGAGACTGCTCCAGCTTGCCCAGAAGCGGCAGAAAGTGGTGCTGGGGCTCATGTCCGGCACCTCAGCCGACGCTGTCGATGCCGCTCTTTGCCGCATTGCCGGGGCCGGCGAGGGGATGTCGCTGGAACTGCTGCACTTCCGCTGCGCGCCCTGGCCACCGCAGGTGCGGCGTGAGATCCTCGCCTGCTCTTCGGCGCGCACAGGCCGTGTGGACCGCATCTGCCGCCTGAATTTCCTCTTGGGCGAGCTCTTCGCCGAGGCGGCCCTTGCCGCAATGGCCGAGGCCGGACTGGCACCTTCTGATGTCGACCTCATCGGCAGCCACGGCCAGACCGTTCACCACCTGCCGGTCCCTGAGGAGCTCTGCGGGCGCCAGGTCACGGGCACACTCCAGATCGCTGAGCCGGCGGTGATCGCCAAACGGACAGGCATCGTGACCGTGGCCGACTTTCGCCCTGCCGACATGGCCGTGGGCGGCCAAGGCGCTCCGCTGGTTCCTTTTGTGGACTATCTGCTCTTCCGCTCGCCCACGGAGAATAGATGTGTGCTGAACATCGGCGGCATCGCGAACGTGACCCTTCTCCCTGCCAGTTGCGCCCCTGAGCAGGTGCTGGCCTTCGACACTGGCCCCGGCAACATGCTCATTGATGGGCTCATGAGGCGGTTCTTCCGCCGAACCCTGGACAGAGACGGTGCCGTTGCGGCCAGAGGGAGGTGCGACGAGAGGCTCGTTGGCGAGGTGCTGCGGCATCCGTTCTTCGCGCGGCTGCCTCCCAAGTCAACGGGGCGAGAGGAGTTCGGTGGGGAGTTCCTCCGCTGGTTCGTGAGGCGAGGGGAAAGGCTTCGTCTCGCACGCGCCGACCTGGTAGCAACGGCCACTGCTCTCACCGCGGCCAGCATCCACGACGCAGTCGTTCGCTTTGCCGGGTCTGCGCTGCCGCTGCACCGCCTGATTGTCAGCGGTGGCGGCGCCAGCAATCCCACCTTGCTCCACATGCTGGCCTGCCGTTTCGGCTCATGCACGCTGGTAGAGCGTAGCGATGCGCACGGCATCCCCGCGCAGGCTAAGGAGGCCATCTCCTTTGCCGTCCTCGCCAATGCGACGGTCGCCGATCAGCCAGGTAACCTTCCCGGCGCGACCGGGGCCAGCCGGAGGACTGTCTTGGGCAAAATCTGCCTCCCGTAG
- a CDS encoding peptidoglycan DD-metalloendopeptidase family protein: MRGTKRAVAVGAIGGLLALLPLALGAQALPEDQERELKRVRAEIERYRAQLAQREKRESALLDMLASLDREIALTRSLLQSLERQERRNREAIERLRAQSAEAQKEEARIKEGLRSRIVHYYKYGRSKDLELLLRARSLTQARAWARLQRRIAQADQLRLRSLTAKQEEIAAQQVALRRQLDEQARLLAEKRREEDNLRASRSTRAKLLAEVRRDKSQLQRRLQEYQEAAQRIEKLIASAEKQRLGTPAPSSATTFAGLAAQKGRLPWPTAGKVVGKYGRNKHPQLGTVTENIGVDIESREGAPVRCVAAGKVAVITWQRGGGNIVIVDHGAGYYTVYARLGEINVAQQEEVAAGQSIGTVGEKGVLGGAVLHFEVWKGTNHLNPLEWLSARP; this comes from the coding sequence ATGAGGGGCACGAAGAGAGCGGTGGCTGTCGGGGCGATTGGCGGTCTGCTGGCCTTGCTGCCGCTGGCGCTGGGGGCGCAGGCTCTGCCGGAAGACCAGGAGCGGGAGCTCAAGCGTGTGCGCGCCGAGATCGAGCGTTATCGTGCGCAGTTAGCGCAGCGCGAGAAGCGTGAGTCGGCGCTCCTGGACATGCTGGCCAGCCTCGACCGCGAGATCGCCCTCACGCGCTCGCTCTTGCAGTCGCTGGAGCGGCAAGAACGGCGCAATCGTGAGGCGATCGAGCGGTTGCGCGCCCAGTCCGCAGAGGCACAGAAGGAAGAGGCGCGCATCAAGGAGGGCCTGCGCAGTCGCATCGTGCACTACTACAAGTACGGGCGCAGCAAGGACCTGGAGCTTCTGCTGCGGGCTCGTTCGTTGACGCAAGCACGCGCCTGGGCGCGTTTGCAAAGGCGCATCGCCCAAGCCGACCAGCTGCGCCTGCGCAGCCTGACAGCCAAGCAAGAAGAGATTGCCGCGCAGCAGGTGGCACTCCGTCGGCAACTTGATGAACAGGCGCGCCTGCTCGCAGAAAAGCGACGCGAGGAGGACAACCTGCGCGCCAGCCGCAGCACGCGCGCCAAGCTGCTCGCCGAGGTACGCCGCGACAAGAGCCAGTTGCAGCGTCGGCTGCAAGAGTACCAGGAGGCGGCGCAGCGCATCGAGAAGCTCATTGCTTCGGCGGAGAAGCAACGGTTAGGCACTCCCGCGCCGAGTAGCGCCACCACTTTCGCAGGTTTGGCTGCCCAGAAGGGACGCCTGCCGTGGCCCACTGCAGGAAAAGTCGTGGGCAAGTACGGCCGGAACAAGCACCCCCAGCTGGGCACCGTTACCGAAAATATCGGCGTGGATATCGAGAGCCGGGAAGGGGCGCCAGTGCGCTGCGTGGCTGCGGGCAAAGTGGCAGTGATTACCTGGCAGCGAGGCGGTGGCAACATCGTAATCGTCGACCACGGTGCTGGCTACTACACCGTCTACGCTCGGCTGGGAGAGATCAACGTCGCGCAGCAAGAGGAAGTCGCCGCTGGGCAGAGCATCGGCACCGTGGGGGAAAAGGGGGTCTTGGGTGGAGCAGTGCTCCACTTCGAGGTGTGGAAGGGCACAAATCACCTCAATCCATTGGAGTGGTTGAGCGCGCGTCCGTGA
- the holB gene encoding DNA polymerase III subunit delta' — MAFAQVIGQEGAKRVLQRALEHGRLAHAYLFFGPEGVGKEVTALALAQAILCERQGSHGCGECASCRKVAALTHPDVRFVFPAPREIDAEREREILDSVVQEPYARLRPWANPVISIERIRAIRHDSSLKSFEGRGRLVILAEADAMTAEAANALLKLLEEPPPATTLILTTTMVQALLPTIVSRCQQVRFALLTAQEIEEALIERRQVPAEQARLIAGMANGSYRRAIEWLEQDVNQRRDEAIELLRTAIRADHDHVLQAEQLRALGDRGMVKEYLRLLLSIFHDALVLTAAGPEADRRRMLINFDRLDWLQKFVGAFEQIDFEEAIGALEESIARIDRNLELSLVLIVLFQHLRRALRRKSNV, encoded by the coding sequence ATGGCATTCGCACAGGTCATCGGCCAAGAAGGAGCAAAGAGGGTTCTCCAGCGGGCGTTGGAGCACGGCCGCCTGGCTCACGCCTATCTCTTCTTTGGCCCGGAGGGCGTGGGAAAGGAGGTCACCGCTCTGGCCCTGGCGCAGGCGATCCTGTGCGAGAGGCAGGGTTCTCATGGTTGCGGGGAATGTGCCAGTTGCCGCAAGGTTGCCGCTTTGACCCACCCAGATGTGCGTTTCGTCTTCCCGGCACCACGCGAGATAGACGCCGAACGCGAACGAGAGATACTGGACAGCGTGGTCCAGGAGCCGTATGCCAGGCTCCGGCCGTGGGCTAATCCGGTCATTTCCATCGAACGGATTCGCGCCATCCGCCACGATAGCTCGCTCAAGTCCTTCGAGGGCCGCGGGCGCCTGGTGATCCTTGCCGAGGCAGACGCCATGACCGCAGAGGCTGCCAACGCGCTTCTCAAGCTTCTTGAGGAGCCGCCGCCGGCGACCACGCTCATCCTGACTACCACGATGGTGCAAGCGCTGTTGCCCACCATCGTGTCGCGCTGCCAGCAGGTGCGCTTTGCTCTGCTCACCGCGCAGGAAATAGAGGAGGCGTTGATCGAGCGGCGGCAGGTGCCTGCGGAACAGGCGCGCCTCATCGCCGGCATGGCCAATGGCAGCTACCGGCGAGCGATAGAGTGGTTGGAGCAAGACGTCAATCAACGGCGCGACGAGGCCATCGAGCTCCTGCGGACGGCAATCCGCGCCGACCATGACCATGTGCTGCAAGCCGAACAGCTGCGCGCGTTGGGCGACAGAGGGATGGTCAAAGAGTATCTGCGCCTGCTCTTGAGCATCTTCCACGACGCGTTGGTGCTCACGGCGGCAGGCCCCGAGGCGGACCGCAGACGCATGCTCATCAACTTTGACCGGCTCGACTGGCTGCAAAAGTTTGTAGGCGCATTTGAGCAGATCGACTTTGAGGAGGCCATTGGCGCCCTCGAGGAGTCCATCGCGCGCATCGACCGCAACTTGGAGCTGAGCCTCGTGCTGATTGTCCTGTTTCAACACCTGAGGCGTGCCCTCAGGAGGAAGAGCAATGTCTGA
- a CDS encoding stage 0 sporulation protein: MAVRNILRKPSPADMERYRANREKEAEAFQVCKEKIAKHGLAMKLVDVEFQFDCNKITFYFTAEKRVDFRELVKDLAAEYRVRIELRQIGVRDEARRIGGFGACGRQLCCNTFLREFEPVTTQCAKEQNLPLNPQKLSGLCGRLLCCLVYERQFYKTALASFPEVGSRVKTAKGTGVLEKVDIFREQVHIRYEDQSVEVLSRAQLEQCQVLPKAEKVGKKKK, from the coding sequence ATGGCCGTGCGCAACATCCTGCGCAAGCCCAGCCCTGCAGACATGGAACGCTATCGCGCCAACCGCGAGAAGGAGGCCGAGGCCTTTCAGGTCTGCAAGGAGAAGATCGCCAAGCACGGCCTGGCCATGAAGCTGGTGGATGTGGAGTTCCAGTTCGACTGCAACAAGATCACCTTCTACTTCACTGCCGAAAAGCGGGTGGACTTTCGCGAGCTGGTCAAGGACTTAGCTGCGGAGTATCGCGTGCGCATCGAGCTCAGGCAGATTGGCGTGCGCGACGAAGCACGGCGCATCGGCGGCTTCGGTGCCTGTGGCCGGCAGCTCTGCTGCAATACCTTTCTGCGCGAGTTCGAGCCGGTGACTACCCAGTGCGCCAAGGAGCAGAACCTGCCGCTGAACCCGCAGAAGCTGTCGGGCCTGTGCGGACGGCTGTTGTGCTGCCTGGTCTATGAGAGGCAGTTCTACAAGACAGCGCTGGCTTCCTTTCCAGAAGTGGGCTCCCGGGTCAAGACGGCCAAGGGGACTGGTGTTCTGGAGAAGGTAGACATCTTCCGGGAGCAGGTGCATATTCGCTACGAGGATCAAAGTGTGGAAGTCCTTTCCCGAGCGCAGCTGGAGCAGTGCCAGGTGCTGCCCAAGGCCGAGAAGGTGGGGAAGAAGAAAAAGTGA
- the metG gene encoding methionine--tRNA ligase has translation MPKTDSEGENSFSRLLVTAALPYANGPIHLGHLAGAYLPADVYVRYQRLKRRDVLFICGTDEHGVPISIAAEAKGVSPQEVVDYWHRDHKESFARFGISFDYFSRTSLPIHHKTAQDFFLRLHKAGYLVEKVVEQYFCPTCNRFLADRYVEGKCPKCGAAGARGDQCERCGSSLSPTDLIEPYCKVCGARPEVRPSTHLFLRLRAFQEKLERWLAEKTSWKDNVLNYCRGWFAEGLEDRAVTRDLPWGVPVPLPGYEGKVIYVWFEAPIGYISATMDWASSRGQPERWRDYWLDSGTRLVHFIGKDNIVFHAILWPAMLMGHGEFILPADIPANEFLNIAGAKLSTSRNYAVWLRDCLERFDPDPLRYWIAANAPETKDADFTWEDFRQKNNSELADILGNFVNRTLAFAHSKFGGAVPEAGQPQAADEEMLRLLAQGPVTIGDLLERFELRKAAAALMDLARAANKYFNDQEPWLTVASNPERCATTINVCLQTARALAVVQSPILPFSAARLWQMLGLPGRVEDQEWDRAGTDRLPAGHRLSTPEILFRKIEPEEIEPEIRKLEARRRPEDKEEKVSEQVSFEEFNRVQLRTAKVLAAAPVEKTDKLLRLQIDIGGEQRQIVAGIAQYYRPEELVGKTIVVVANLAPATIRGVESRGMLLAAVDKSGQLALVTTDKEFPAGAQVE, from the coding sequence ATGCCCAAGACTGACTCGGAAGGCGAAAACTCTTTTTCGCGCCTCCTGGTGACCGCTGCGCTCCCGTATGCCAATGGCCCCATCCATTTGGGGCATTTAGCGGGCGCCTATCTGCCGGCGGATGTCTACGTGCGCTACCAGCGGCTGAAGCGCCGCGACGTGCTCTTTATTTGCGGCACCGATGAACACGGTGTGCCAATTTCCATCGCTGCCGAGGCCAAGGGCGTTTCGCCGCAGGAGGTGGTGGACTACTGGCACCGCGACCACAAGGAGAGCTTTGCGCGCTTTGGCATCAGCTTTGACTATTTCTCGCGCACCTCGCTGCCCATCCACCATAAGACGGCACAGGATTTTTTCCTGCGCCTGCACAAGGCCGGCTATCTCGTCGAGAAGGTGGTGGAACAGTACTTCTGCCCCACGTGCAACCGTTTCCTGGCGGATCGCTATGTGGAGGGCAAGTGCCCCAAGTGCGGGGCAGCGGGTGCGCGCGGCGATCAGTGCGAGCGCTGCGGCAGCTCCCTCAGCCCCACCGACCTCATCGAGCCCTATTGCAAGGTGTGCGGGGCACGGCCAGAGGTGCGTCCTTCCACCCATCTCTTCCTGCGGCTGCGCGCGTTCCAGGAGAAACTGGAGCGGTGGCTGGCCGAAAAGACCTCGTGGAAAGACAACGTGCTCAATTACTGCCGTGGCTGGTTTGCCGAGGGCTTGGAAGACCGGGCGGTGACGCGCGACCTGCCGTGGGGCGTGCCCGTTCCCCTGCCGGGTTACGAGGGGAAGGTCATCTACGTCTGGTTCGAGGCGCCCATCGGCTACATCTCTGCGACCATGGATTGGGCTTCCTCGAGGGGCCAGCCGGAGCGCTGGCGCGACTACTGGCTGGACTCCGGTACGCGGCTGGTGCACTTTATCGGCAAGGACAATATCGTCTTCCACGCGATCCTCTGGCCGGCGATGCTCATGGGGCACGGGGAGTTCATACTCCCTGCGGACATTCCAGCCAACGAGTTCCTGAATATCGCCGGGGCCAAGCTCAGCACCAGCCGCAACTATGCGGTCTGGCTACGAGACTGCCTGGAGCGCTTCGACCCAGACCCCCTGCGCTATTGGATAGCGGCGAATGCTCCGGAAACCAAGGACGCCGACTTTACCTGGGAAGACTTTCGCCAGAAGAACAACAGCGAGTTAGCCGATATTCTGGGCAACTTTGTCAACCGCACACTGGCCTTTGCCCACAGCAAATTCGGCGGAGCGGTGCCAGAAGCCGGCCAGCCGCAGGCAGCCGATGAGGAGATGCTCCGCCTTCTTGCACAAGGCCCGGTGACGATTGGCGATCTCTTGGAACGCTTTGAGTTGCGCAAAGCTGCCGCCGCCCTCATGGACTTGGCGCGGGCAGCGAACAAGTACTTCAACGACCAGGAACCGTGGCTGACCGTGGCCTCTAACCCGGAGCGCTGTGCCACCACCATCAACGTGTGCCTGCAGACGGCGCGCGCTTTGGCAGTCGTGCAAAGCCCCATTCTCCCTTTCTCCGCGGCGCGCCTGTGGCAGATGCTGGGTCTGCCCGGCCGGGTCGAAGACCAGGAGTGGGACCGCGCAGGGACCGATCGTCTCCCCGCCGGACACAGGCTCTCTACGCCGGAGATCCTGTTCCGGAAGATCGAACCCGAGGAAATCGAGCCGGAGATACGCAAATTGGAGGCACGCCGGCGGCCAGAGGACAAGGAGGAGAAAGTGAGCGAGCAGGTTAGCTTTGAGGAGTTCAACAGGGTGCAACTGCGCACGGCCAAGGTGTTGGCGGCGGCACCAGTGGAAAAGACCGACAAACTGCTGCGCCTGCAGATCGATATTGGCGGGGAACAACGGCAGATCGTCGCGGGCATCGCGCAGTACTATCGGCCAGAGGAGCTGGTGGGCAAGACCATTGTCGTCGTGGCCAATTTGGCTCCGGCCACCATCCGCGGCGTGGAGTCCAGGGGCATGCTCCTGGCCGCGGTCGACAAGTCCGGACAGCTGGCCTTGGTGACCACCGACAAGGAGTTTCCTGCCGGGGCGCAAGTGGAGTGA
- a CDS encoding TatD family hydrolase: protein MELIDTHAHLDFPELAEDVADVTRRAREVGVVSIVNVGVDLASSLASVRLAEKYEGVYAAVGIHPHDAATARDEALRELRTLARHPKVVAVGEIGLDYYRGHSPRDVQRQVFGRLLSMAADVGLPVIIHTRQAWDDVLAAVREVMGDSGRGVFHCFSGGIEGAREVLAMGFHVSFTGVLTFKNARAGEVLAHVPLERLLLETDCPFMAPEPHRGRRNEPAYVHLIAQKVADVLGVPLAEVAQRTTENARRLFGFAGGNRSPAR from the coding sequence CTGGAGCTTATCGATACTCACGCTCACCTCGACTTTCCCGAGCTTGCTGAAGATGTGGCTGATGTCACTCGGCGAGCCAGGGAAGTGGGAGTGGTTTCCATAGTCAACGTGGGCGTGGACCTTGCCAGCAGCCTCGCCTCGGTGCGCCTTGCCGAGAAATATGAAGGGGTGTATGCCGCGGTGGGCATCCATCCGCATGATGCCGCTACTGCCAGGGATGAGGCGCTCAGGGAACTGCGCACCTTGGCGCGGCACCCCAAGGTGGTGGCGGTCGGCGAGATCGGTCTGGATTACTACCGCGGCCATTCCCCTCGGGACGTGCAACGGCAGGTCTTCGGTCGTTTACTGAGCATGGCTGCGGATGTGGGATTGCCGGTCATCATCCACACGCGCCAGGCCTGGGACGATGTGCTCGCCGCCGTGCGGGAAGTGATGGGCGATTCTGGCCGCGGCGTGTTCCACTGCTTTTCCGGCGGGATAGAAGGCGCCCGCGAAGTGCTGGCCATGGGATTCCATGTCTCTTTCACAGGCGTGCTCACGTTCAAGAACGCGCGCGCTGGCGAGGTGCTGGCCCATGTGCCGCTGGAACGTCTGCTGTTAGAAACCGACTGCCCCTTCATGGCGCCAGAACCCCACCGGGGCAGGCGTAATGAGCCGGCCTATGTGCACCTCATCGCGCAAAAGGTGGCGGATGTTCTTGGCGTGCCGCTGGCGGAGGTGGCGCAGAGGACCACGGAGAATGCCCGGCGGCTGTTCGGTTTTGCCGGCGGGAATAGGTCACCGGCGCGCTGA
- the rsmA gene encoding 16S rRNA (adenine(1518)-N(6)/adenine(1519)-N(6))-dimethyltransferase RsmA has product MPVTGLRPKRSLGQHFLVDRNVAGKIVRAFAPQPTDTVVEIGPGQGALTELLAGEVRRLIAVELDRVLAAELAARLRGVAGVEVVEADFLTVDLAALAPPGGRVRLLGNIPYNISGPLIFRVLEQVGAVQDMMLMLQKEVARRVVARPGSKQYGPLAVHSQLVADVHFLFEVSPQVFRPRPKVDSAIVRWAFLASPRFQVEDRSFFVQFVRTAFGQRRKVLRNALARTCDKALLDALHEPLFARRAEQLTLAELVQLSNRLARCLQGKYSGLSQDRGDRPAQP; this is encoded by the coding sequence ATGCCGGTAACCGGGTTGCGCCCCAAGCGCAGTTTGGGCCAACATTTCTTGGTGGACCGCAACGTGGCGGGCAAAATCGTGCGCGCCTTCGCGCCGCAGCCCACCGACACTGTGGTGGAGATAGGCCCTGGACAAGGGGCGCTCACCGAGCTCCTCGCCGGTGAGGTCCGCCGGCTGATTGCCGTGGAGCTCGACCGAGTGCTGGCTGCCGAGCTGGCGGCCCGGCTCCGAGGAGTTGCCGGCGTCGAGGTGGTAGAGGCCGACTTTTTGACGGTGGACTTGGCGGCCCTTGCCCCGCCTGGCGGGCGCGTGCGACTGCTCGGCAACATTCCCTACAACATCTCCGGGCCCCTCATCTTCCGGGTGCTGGAGCAAGTCGGCGCGGTGCAGGACATGATGCTCATGCTCCAGAAGGAGGTCGCCCGGCGGGTGGTGGCAAGGCCGGGCAGCAAGCAATACGGGCCGCTGGCGGTGCACAGCCAGCTGGTTGCTGACGTGCACTTTCTGTTTGAAGTGTCGCCGCAGGTGTTCCGGCCGCGGCCCAAAGTTGACTCGGCGATTGTCCGCTGGGCCTTCTTGGCGAGTCCCCGCTTTCAGGTGGAAGATCGGAGCTTTTTCGTGCAGTTTGTGCGGACCGCCTTCGGGCAGCGACGCAAGGTGCTGAGGAACGCACTGGCCCGAACGTGCGACAAGGCGCTCCTGGACGCGCTCCACGAGCCGCTTTTCGCGCGCCGTGCCGAGCAGTTGACCCTGGCGGAGTTGGTGCAGCTGAGCAACCGGCTGGCGCGTTGCCTGCAAGGGAAGTACAGTGGCCTTAGCCAAGACAGAGGCGATCGTCCTGCGCAGCCGTAG
- the recO gene encoding DNA repair protein RecO, translating into MTKILTLYTKAFGKLSLVAKGARSTKSRFWGSLEPPNHVHVVFYRKETHQLQFLSQADIVCPFLRLRSELGRMTLASLVCEWVLRTEVSEAPQPALFALLAETLSALDSAERGLKNVVRSFQMHFLELHGVRPQLERCAQCGAHEVGGPVLLDVEGGRYFCARCRPAAESMSQAAFTLLRWTAQVRPAQAGNVAVPPETGMEVDRALCKLASFHLEPLRDLRALQVLAEIEEGLRRAQTKQETHS; encoded by the coding sequence ATGACCAAGATCCTCACCCTGTACACCAAGGCCTTCGGCAAGCTAAGCTTAGTAGCCAAAGGGGCGCGGAGCACTAAGAGTCGCTTCTGGGGAAGTCTGGAGCCGCCTAATCATGTGCACGTGGTGTTTTATCGAAAGGAGACCCACCAGCTGCAGTTCCTCAGCCAGGCGGACATCGTGTGCCCGTTCTTGCGGCTGCGCAGCGAGCTGGGGCGGATGACCTTGGCGTCGCTGGTCTGTGAATGGGTCCTGCGCACCGAGGTGAGCGAGGCTCCGCAACCAGCCCTCTTTGCGCTGCTCGCGGAGACCCTGAGCGCGCTGGACAGTGCCGAGCGCGGCTTGAAAAATGTGGTGCGCAGCTTTCAGATGCACTTCTTGGAGCTACATGGGGTGAGGCCGCAACTGGAGCGCTGCGCCCAGTGCGGCGCGCACGAGGTGGGGGGCCCCGTGCTCTTAGACGTGGAAGGGGGAAGGTACTTTTGCGCCCGTTGCCGCCCGGCGGCGGAGAGCATGAGCCAAGCGGCCTTCACTCTGCTGCGCTGGACAGCGCAGGTACGTCCGGCTCAGGCAGGCAATGTCGCGGTGCCGCCAGAAACGGGAATGGAGGTGGATAGGGCGCTCTGCAAGCTGGCCTCCTTCCACTTAGAGCCTTTACGCGACCTGCGGGCGCTGCAGGTGTTGGCAGAGATTGAGGAGGGCCTGCGCCGGGCGCAGACAAAACAGGAAACGCACTCCTAG
- a CDS encoding glycine--tRNA ligase: MTHRPPDVMDKIVSLCKRRGFIFQSSEIYGGITSCYDYGPLGVELKKNIKERWWKAMVQQRDDIVGLDASILMHPRVWEASGHVEGFHDPMVDCKQCKRRFRADEVQGPRCPECGGELTEARQFNLMFKTHMGPVEEEASIVYLRPETAQGIYVNFLNVLNSSRKKLPFGIAQIGKAFRNEITPGNFIFRTREFEQMEMQYFVKPGTDGQWFDYWREQRMQWYYELGIRRERLRFHEHGKDELAHYAARAFDIQYEFPFGWKELEGIHNRTDFDLSRHQQYSGKDLSYFDDQTRERYVPYIIETSAGVDRTLFTCLVEAYDEDVVEGEQRVVLRLSPKVAPVKAGVFPLVKRDGMPELAHKIVDMLRPHFVVFYDESGAIGRRYRRQDEAGTPFGITVDSQSLQDQTVTVRERDSMRQERVAIDRLVEFLRERVL; encoded by the coding sequence ATGACCCACAGACCACCTGATGTGATGGACAAGATTGTCTCGCTGTGCAAGAGGCGAGGCTTCATTTTCCAGTCAAGCGAAATCTACGGCGGCATCACCAGTTGCTACGACTATGGCCCGCTGGGCGTCGAGCTCAAGAAGAACATCAAAGAACGCTGGTGGAAAGCCATGGTGCAACAGCGCGACGATATCGTCGGCCTGGATGCCTCCATCCTCATGCATCCGCGGGTGTGGGAGGCCTCAGGACATGTGGAGGGCTTCCACGACCCGATGGTGGACTGCAAGCAGTGTAAGCGCCGCTTTCGCGCCGACGAGGTGCAAGGCCCGCGCTGCCCGGAATGTGGCGGCGAACTGACCGAGGCAAGGCAGTTCAACCTCATGTTCAAGACGCACATGGGGCCGGTGGAGGAAGAGGCCAGCATCGTCTACCTGCGCCCGGAGACTGCCCAGGGCATCTACGTCAACTTTCTCAACGTGCTCAACTCCTCGCGGAAGAAGCTCCCCTTCGGCATCGCCCAGATCGGCAAGGCATTCCGCAACGAGATCACCCCAGGCAATTTCATCTTCCGCACGCGCGAGTTCGAGCAAATGGAGATGCAATACTTCGTCAAGCCCGGCACCGACGGCCAGTGGTTTGACTACTGGCGCGAGCAGCGCATGCAGTGGTACTATGAGCTGGGCATCCGGCGGGAGCGCCTGCGCTTCCACGAACATGGCAAGGATGAGCTTGCCCACTATGCGGCACGCGCCTTTGACATTCAGTACGAGTTCCCCTTCGGCTGGAAGGAACTGGAGGGTATTCACAACCGTACCGACTTTGACCTGTCGCGGCATCAGCAGTACTCGGGCAAGGACTTGAGCTATTTTGACGACCAGACGCGCGAGCGCTATGTGCCGTACATCATCGAGACCTCAGCCGGCGTGGACCGCACGCTGTTCACCTGCCTGGTTGAGGCGTACGATGAGGACGTGGTAGAGGGCGAGCAAAGGGTGGTGCTGCGGCTGTCGCCGAAAGTGGCGCCCGTCAAGGCCGGCGTCTTCCCGTTGGTCAAGCGCGATGGCATGCCAGAGCTGGCCCACAAGATCGTCGACATGCTGCGTCCGCACTTTGTGGTGTTCTATGACGAGTCGGGGGCAATTGGCCGCCGGTACAGGCGGCAGGACGAGGCGGGGACTCCGTTCGGCATCACCGTGGATTCGCAGTCGTTGCAGGATCAGACCGTCACCGTGCGGGAACGTGACTCCATGCGCCAGGAGCGGGTGGCGATCGATCGGCTGGTGGAGTTCCTGCGCGAGCGCGTGCTGTAG